A genomic window from Enoplosus armatus isolate fEnoArm2 chromosome 18, fEnoArm2.hap1, whole genome shotgun sequence includes:
- the bhmt gene encoding betaine--homocysteine S-methyltransferase 1 isoform X3: MAPAGAKKSILERLDAGEVVIGDGGFVFALEKRGYVKAGPWTPEAAAEHPEAVRQLHREFLRAGSNVMQTFTFYASDDKLENKYFEHVEEAEWAVQVLKTTGKPVAATLCIGPEGDLNGVSPGDCAVRLVKAGAQIVGINCHFDPETCVKTVKLMKEGVEKAGLKAHYMSQPLAYHTPDCNCQGFIDLPEFPFSLEPRILTRWDMQKYAREAYNAGIRYIGGCCGFEPYHVRALAEELAPERGFLPAGSEKHGNWGSGLEMHTKPWVRARARRDYWEKLKPASGRPFCPSMAAPDGWGVTKGHADLMQQKEATSQEQLKALFDKANKGL, encoded by the exons atggcacCAGCCGGAGCAAAGAAG AGCATTTTGGAGCGTCTGGATGCGGGAGAGGTCGTGATCGGGGACGGTGGCTTTGTCTTCGCCCTTGAGAAGAGAGGCTACGTCAAAGCGGGGCCGTGGACACCTGAGGCCGCGGCCGAGCACCCTGAAGCAG TGCGGCAGCTGCACCGGGAGTTCCTGAGAGCTGGCTCCAACGTCATGCAGACATTCACTTTCTACGCAAGCGATGATAAACTGGAGAACA AGTACTTCGAGCATGTGGAGGAGGCTGAGTGGGCGGTCCAGGTTTTGAAGACCACCGGAAAACCTGTGGCTGCAACTCTGTGTATTGGACCTGAAGGAGATCTGAACGGAGTCAGCCCTGGAGACTGTGCTGTCAGACTCGTCAAAGCTG GAGCTCAGATTGTGGGCATTAACTGCCACTTTGACCCAGAGACCTGTGTGAAGACTGTGAAGTTGATGAAGGAGGGAGTGGAGAAAGCCGGGCTGAAGGCTCACTACATGAGCCAGCCGCTGGCTTACCACACTCCTGACTGCAATTGTCAGGGCTTCATTGATCTGCCAGAGTTCCCCTTCA GTCTGGAGCCCAGGATCCTGACCAGGTGGGACATGCAGAAATACGCCCGGGAAGCGTACAACGCTGGCATTCGTTACATCGGGGGCTGCTGCGGATTCGAACCCTATCATGTCCGGGCCCTGGCTGAGGAGCTGGCACCTGAGAGGGGTTTCCTGCCTGCCGGCTCAGAGAAGCATGGCAACTGGGGCAGTGGCCTGGAGATGCACACAAAGCCTTGGGTCAGAGCTAG GGCCCGTCGTGACTACTGGGAGAAGCTGAAGCCTGCCTCTGGCCGTCCCTTCTGCCCCTCGATGGCTGCACCCGATGGCTGGGGTGTCACCAAAGGCCACGCCGACCTGATGCAGCAGAAGGAGGCCACCTCCCAGGAGCAGCTGAAGGCTCTCTTTGACAAGGCCAACAAAGGCCTGTGA
- the bhmt gene encoding betaine--homocysteine S-methyltransferase 1 isoform X1, giving the protein MAPAGAKKSILERLDAGEVVIGDGGFVFALEKRGYVKAGPWTPEAAAEHPEAVRQLHREFLRAGSNVMQTFTFYASDDKLENRGNTQRFTGQQINEAACDLAREVANEGDALVAGGVSQTPSYLSCKSEDDVKAIFKKQIDVFVQKDVDFLIAEYFEHVEEAEWAVQVLKTTGKPVAATLCIGPEGDLNGVSPGDCAVRLVKAGAQIVGINCHFDPETCVKTVKLMKEGVEKAGLKAHYMSQPLAYHTPDCNCQGFIDLPEFPFSLEPRILTRWDMQKYAREAYNAGIRYIGGCCGFEPYHVRALAEELAPERGFLPAGSEKHGNWGSGLEMHTKPWVRARARRDYWEKLKPASGRPFCPSMAAPDGWGVTKGHADLMQQKEATSQEQLKALFDKANKGL; this is encoded by the exons atggcacCAGCCGGAGCAAAGAAG AGCATTTTGGAGCGTCTGGATGCGGGAGAGGTCGTGATCGGGGACGGTGGCTTTGTCTTCGCCCTTGAGAAGAGAGGCTACGTCAAAGCGGGGCCGTGGACACCTGAGGCCGCGGCCGAGCACCCTGAAGCAG TGCGGCAGCTGCACCGGGAGTTCCTGAGAGCTGGCTCCAACGTCATGCAGACATTCACTTTCTACGCAAGCGATGATAAACTGGAGAACAGAGGCAACACGCAGCGcttcact GGGCAGCAGATAAACGAAGCAGCTTGTGATCTGGCCAGGGAGGTGGCCAACGAGGGGGATGCTCTGGTGGCAGGGGGAGTCTCTCAGACCCCCTCTTACCTCAGCTGCAAGAGCGAGGACGATGTCAAGGCCATCTTCAAGAAACAGATCGACGTCTTCGTCCAGAAAGATGTTGACTTCTTGAttgcagag TACTTCGAGCATGTGGAGGAGGCTGAGTGGGCGGTCCAGGTTTTGAAGACCACCGGAAAACCTGTGGCTGCAACTCTGTGTATTGGACCTGAAGGAGATCTGAACGGAGTCAGCCCTGGAGACTGTGCTGTCAGACTCGTCAAAGCTG GAGCTCAGATTGTGGGCATTAACTGCCACTTTGACCCAGAGACCTGTGTGAAGACTGTGAAGTTGATGAAGGAGGGAGTGGAGAAAGCCGGGCTGAAGGCTCACTACATGAGCCAGCCGCTGGCTTACCACACTCCTGACTGCAATTGTCAGGGCTTCATTGATCTGCCAGAGTTCCCCTTCA GTCTGGAGCCCAGGATCCTGACCAGGTGGGACATGCAGAAATACGCCCGGGAAGCGTACAACGCTGGCATTCGTTACATCGGGGGCTGCTGCGGATTCGAACCCTATCATGTCCGGGCCCTGGCTGAGGAGCTGGCACCTGAGAGGGGTTTCCTGCCTGCCGGCTCAGAGAAGCATGGCAACTGGGGCAGTGGCCTGGAGATGCACACAAAGCCTTGGGTCAGAGCTAG GGCCCGTCGTGACTACTGGGAGAAGCTGAAGCCTGCCTCTGGCCGTCCCTTCTGCCCCTCGATGGCTGCACCCGATGGCTGGGGTGTCACCAAAGGCCACGCCGACCTGATGCAGCAGAAGGAGGCCACCTCCCAGGAGCAGCTGAAGGCTCTCTTTGACAAGGCCAACAAAGGCCTGTGA
- the bhmt gene encoding betaine--homocysteine S-methyltransferase 1 isoform X2, producing MAPAGAKKSILERLDAGEVVIGDGGFVFALEKRGYVKAGPWTPEAAAEHPEAVRQLHREFLRAGSNVMQTFTFYASDDKLENRGNTQRFTQINEAACDLAREVANEGDALVAGGVSQTPSYLSCKSEDDVKAIFKKQIDVFVQKDVDFLIAEYFEHVEEAEWAVQVLKTTGKPVAATLCIGPEGDLNGVSPGDCAVRLVKAGAQIVGINCHFDPETCVKTVKLMKEGVEKAGLKAHYMSQPLAYHTPDCNCQGFIDLPEFPFSLEPRILTRWDMQKYAREAYNAGIRYIGGCCGFEPYHVRALAEELAPERGFLPAGSEKHGNWGSGLEMHTKPWVRARARRDYWEKLKPASGRPFCPSMAAPDGWGVTKGHADLMQQKEATSQEQLKALFDKANKGL from the exons atggcacCAGCCGGAGCAAAGAAG AGCATTTTGGAGCGTCTGGATGCGGGAGAGGTCGTGATCGGGGACGGTGGCTTTGTCTTCGCCCTTGAGAAGAGAGGCTACGTCAAAGCGGGGCCGTGGACACCTGAGGCCGCGGCCGAGCACCCTGAAGCAG TGCGGCAGCTGCACCGGGAGTTCCTGAGAGCTGGCTCCAACGTCATGCAGACATTCACTTTCTACGCAAGCGATGATAAACTGGAGAACAGAGGCAACACGCAGCGcttcact CAGATAAACGAAGCAGCTTGTGATCTGGCCAGGGAGGTGGCCAACGAGGGGGATGCTCTGGTGGCAGGGGGAGTCTCTCAGACCCCCTCTTACCTCAGCTGCAAGAGCGAGGACGATGTCAAGGCCATCTTCAAGAAACAGATCGACGTCTTCGTCCAGAAAGATGTTGACTTCTTGAttgcagag TACTTCGAGCATGTGGAGGAGGCTGAGTGGGCGGTCCAGGTTTTGAAGACCACCGGAAAACCTGTGGCTGCAACTCTGTGTATTGGACCTGAAGGAGATCTGAACGGAGTCAGCCCTGGAGACTGTGCTGTCAGACTCGTCAAAGCTG GAGCTCAGATTGTGGGCATTAACTGCCACTTTGACCCAGAGACCTGTGTGAAGACTGTGAAGTTGATGAAGGAGGGAGTGGAGAAAGCCGGGCTGAAGGCTCACTACATGAGCCAGCCGCTGGCTTACCACACTCCTGACTGCAATTGTCAGGGCTTCATTGATCTGCCAGAGTTCCCCTTCA GTCTGGAGCCCAGGATCCTGACCAGGTGGGACATGCAGAAATACGCCCGGGAAGCGTACAACGCTGGCATTCGTTACATCGGGGGCTGCTGCGGATTCGAACCCTATCATGTCCGGGCCCTGGCTGAGGAGCTGGCACCTGAGAGGGGTTTCCTGCCTGCCGGCTCAGAGAAGCATGGCAACTGGGGCAGTGGCCTGGAGATGCACACAAAGCCTTGGGTCAGAGCTAG GGCCCGTCGTGACTACTGGGAGAAGCTGAAGCCTGCCTCTGGCCGTCCCTTCTGCCCCTCGATGGCTGCACCCGATGGCTGGGGTGTCACCAAAGGCCACGCCGACCTGATGCAGCAGAAGGAGGCCACCTCCCAGGAGCAGCTGAAGGCTCTCTTTGACAAGGCCAACAAAGGCCTGTGA